From the genome of Leptospira koniambonensis:
GACATAGTCATAGTTGTAGGCTATAAAAAAGAAGAAGTCCAAGCACTTTGCGCTGGGATCCCCGGCATTCGTTTCGCCGAACAAAAAGAGCAATTAGGCACAGCTCACGCAGTATTAAGCGCCGAAGAATTTGTAAAATCCCATAAAGGTCCTATCCTTGTAGCCTGTGGTGATGTTCCAATGATCACAGGGGACACATTCGGTTCTCTCATTTCCACTCATGTCCAAAATGAATTCTCCGCTACTCTTCTTTCAGCAAAGGTAGATGTTCCTACCGGTTACGGAAGGATTGTTCGTAATTCTTCTGGAGATGTAACTGCAATCGTTGAGGAAAAAGACGCAGATGCGGAACAGAAAAAAATAAACGAGATCAACACCGGAACTTATGTATTCAGTTCTGAAATTCTTTTCGAATCTCTTAGAAAAATAGGAAACAGCAACGCTCAGGGAGAATATTATCTTCCTGATCTAGTAGAGTTGTACAAAAAAGAAGGAAAAAAGTTGGGCGCAGTGATTCTTAAAAACAGCGGAGAAAGCCAAGGTGTGAATTCTCCCGCGGACCTGGAAAACTTAGCGGCAGTTTTAAATGGAGCGGTTGCAAAATGAGCGGCTCTAATATCGCAGTTTTTTCAGGATCTTCCAATCGTACAATCGCAAATGAAATTTGCCAAGAGTTAGGAATAGCTCCAGGCAAGATCAATCTTCGTAAATTTTCCGACGGAGAGATCGCGGTTAAGATAGAAGAGAACGTACGAGGAAGAGACGTATTTGTAATCCAATCTACTTCTGCTCCAGCAAACGACAATTTAATGGAATTACTTTTGATCATGGACGCGTTAAGACGTGCTTCTGCAAAAAGTATTTCTGTAGTTGTTCCTTATTACGGTTACGGACGCCAAGATAGAAAAGCGGAACCAAGAGTTCCTATTTCTGCAAGAGTAGTTGCGGATCTGATCGAAGTTTTGGGCCCGACTAGAGTCATCGTAATGGATCTTCATGCGGATCAAATCCAAGGTTTCTTCAAAGTTCCTGTGGATAATTTGCATTTCAGCCCAGTGCTAGTAGAATATATTTTAAGCAAGAAATTCGAAGATTTAGTTATCGTTTCTCCTGACTCTGGCGGTGCAGAAAGAGCCAGATCTTTCGGTAAAAAAGTGAACGCAACTTTAGCGATCATAGACAAGAGAAGACCGAAGGCAAACGTTTCCGAAGTGATGAATGTGATCGGAGAGATAGAAGGTAAGAATTGTATCCTTCTGGACGATATGATCGACACTGCTGGAACTATCTGTAAAGCAGCTGACGCTCTTTTGAAAAATGGAGCTAAATCTGTGTATTGTGCAGCTACTCACGGAGTACTTTCCGGAGAAGCTATCGATCGTTTGAACTCTACTCCTTTTACGGAGGTCGTATTATCTAATACGATTGAGATCCCAGAGTCCAAAAAAATCACTAAGTTAAAAACTCTCTCGGTTGCTCCGTTATTCGCGGCTGCAATCCAGAGAATATCGACCAATCAATCGGTCAGCGACCTATTTATATAAGAACAAGGGTAAAGAAAATGAGCCACAAATTAGCTGTTAAAAAAAGGACTGAAACCGGCAAGAACGTAAACAATCGTCTTCGCGAAGCTGGACAAGTTCCTATTAACATTATCGGAGGCGGAAATGCCGCATCCGGTTCCGTAAACGAGAAAGAACTTGAAAAACTAGTTCATTCCGGGATCCGTCAATCCACTCTAATCGAGTTGGAAGTAGAGGGAGAAGGAGTCCAAAAGGTTTTCGTTAAAGAAGTACAACGTTTTCCTGAGATCGACAGAATTCGCCACGTAGACTTCTACAAAGTTGAGCCTGGTAAGAAGATCGTTACTAAGATCGGAATTCGCACCGAGGGAACTGCAAAAGGTTCTAAGATGGGTGGTCAGTTCGATCATTTGATCCATGAGATCCGTGTGAAAACTGTTCCTGAGGATCTAATCGAAACTCTGGTTCTAGACGTAACTGATCTTGATGTAGGCGATTTTATCAAAGTTAGTAACTTAAAAGTTCCTGCCAGCTGGGAAATTTTAGTGAACGGAGATCCGATCGTAGCAGCAGTTCTGAAAACCAAAGCATTACTTGCTCAAGAAAGAGCAGAAGCTAAGGAAGCTGCCGGCGCGAAACCGGGAGCAAAAGCCGGAGCGAAAAAAGGGAAATAATTTTCCCTTCCCGAGATCTAAAAAATTGGAGTACGTTATTGTATGAAGCTAATCGTCGGATTGGGTAATCCCGGAGACAA
Proteins encoded in this window:
- a CDS encoding sugar phosphate nucleotidyltransferase, whose translation is MDAKKEAVAVVLAAGKGTRMKTELPKVAVPLNGKPLLNHVIDHLKEAGINDIVIVVGYKKEEVQALCAGIPGIRFAEQKEQLGTAHAVLSAEEFVKSHKGPILVACGDVPMITGDTFGSLISTHVQNEFSATLLSAKVDVPTGYGRIVRNSSGDVTAIVEEKDADAEQKKINEINTGTYVFSSEILFESLRKIGNSNAQGEYYLPDLVELYKKEGKKLGAVILKNSGESQGVNSPADLENLAAVLNGAVAK
- a CDS encoding ribose-phosphate diphosphokinase; this encodes MSGSNIAVFSGSSNRTIANEICQELGIAPGKINLRKFSDGEIAVKIEENVRGRDVFVIQSTSAPANDNLMELLLIMDALRRASAKSISVVVPYYGYGRQDRKAEPRVPISARVVADLIEVLGPTRVIVMDLHADQIQGFFKVPVDNLHFSPVLVEYILSKKFEDLVIVSPDSGGAERARSFGKKVNATLAIIDKRRPKANVSEVMNVIGEIEGKNCILLDDMIDTAGTICKAADALLKNGAKSVYCAATHGVLSGEAIDRLNSTPFTEVVLSNTIEIPESKKITKLKTLSVAPLFAAAIQRISTNQSVSDLFI
- a CDS encoding 50S ribosomal protein L25/general stress protein Ctc — encoded protein: MSHKLAVKKRTETGKNVNNRLREAGQVPINIIGGGNAASGSVNEKELEKLVHSGIRQSTLIELEVEGEGVQKVFVKEVQRFPEIDRIRHVDFYKVEPGKKIVTKIGIRTEGTAKGSKMGGQFDHLIHEIRVKTVPEDLIETLVLDVTDLDVGDFIKVSNLKVPASWEILVNGDPIVAAVLKTKALLAQERAEAKEAAGAKPGAKAGAKKGK